The following are encoded together in the Zingiber officinale cultivar Zhangliang chromosome 8A, Zo_v1.1, whole genome shotgun sequence genome:
- the LOC122008969 gene encoding uncharacterized protein LOC122008969 yields MDLQKRRVQLLLFVTGLIALSMTAEKFREFVGEEAASKSGKFTFLNCFDMGSGTLACVAKEGVKLYVYNIRNSHVERVRQRATEIALTEAITGGLSASVAAKQALKAGTKAAKDASRQARRIVGPIISSGWDFFEAIYFGGTMTEGFLRGAGTLFGTYAGGYQGEQRLGRFGYLMGSHLGSWIGGRMGLMVYDIIYGLDYLINFVQPEEETSFAGNGDSGSEETYGSGQSIEYEIPSEQTEESEPVDENREASEDWSLF; encoded by the exons ATGGATCTCCAGAAGCGGCGAGTACAGCTCCTGCTCTTCGTCACCGGCCTAATAGCGCTCAGCATGACAG CTGAGAAATTTAGGGAATTTGTCGGAGAGGAAGCTGCATCCAAAAGTGGAAAATTCACATTTTTGAACTGCTTCGACATGGGCTCTGGAACACTTGCTTGTGTCGCCAAAGAGGGGGTCAAGCTCTATGTCTACAACATAAGAAATTCACATGTAGAAAGAGTAAGGCAACGCGCAACTGAGATAGCCCTGACCGAGGCAATCACCGGGGGCCTGAGTGCTAGTGTGGCGGCAAAGCAGGCGCTAAAAGCTGGAACCAAAGCTGCAAAGGATGCATCGAGGCAGGCCAGGCGCATTGTGGGTCCAATCATATCGTCAGGCTGGGATTTCTTTGAAGCTATATACTTCGGAGGAACAATGACAGAGGGTTTCCTTAGAGGGGCTGGCACTCTGTTTGGCACCTATGCAGGAGGTTACCAGGGAGAGCAAAGACTGGGAAGATTTGGCTATCTCATGGGAAGTCATCTCGGTAGCTGGATTGGAGGAAGGATGGGATTGATGGTATACGACATCATCTACGGACTCGACTACTTGATTAATTTTGTCCAACCAGAAGAAGAGACCTCATTTGCCGGTAATGGAGATTCAGGATCTGAAGAAACATATGGCTCAGGACAGAGTATCGAGTATGAGATTCCTAGCGAACAAACCGAAGAATCTGAGCCTGTTGATGAAAACCGTGAAGCTTCTGAGGATTGGAGCCTCTTCTGA